The proteins below come from a single Dinghuibacter silviterrae genomic window:
- a CDS encoding TonB-dependent receptor, whose protein sequence is MKKVFPLLCLFVCLFGLGSSLRAQETSGGLTGHVQDSSGHPLPGATITAIHQPSGTRYSTTSTRSGIYSIPNLRIGGPYHIEISYSGMETQTKDGVTITLGDALTEDFVLAPSVRELGSVLVKATRNSARANAFGSGTNISRDNIRQMPTLSRSITDMTKLVPQGSKDNSFAGTNFRYNNVTVDGAINNDAIGFSPSLGGITGTSGMPGSSTRSNPISMDAIEDMQVYLSPFDVKLGGFTGGSINAVTRSGTNTVTGSIYAFGRNAATTGKDRIGDQGKEPSDFHDYQVGFRIGFPLVTSKLFFFTNEELARRQDPIQQNAGSAESSSILSLADAQNLRQYTVQHYGWDPGTYGTFNVYANSDKYFNRLDWNIDSHNQLALRNNTILSKAINLERDQQDFRFGDIAYQQVNNQSSTVLELKTQFNSRWSNSLVAGYTTVHDYRNPSDSIHPQVQILGNTPGTTIYFGTDREAAIFNMKQNSVEVTDNVTLNLGANKLTLGTHNELYHILYNFVNSWNGRVDYNSISDYLNSNPYRVRGSYNYINDSRAYILSNPSAQFNIDLYSAYIQDEIQVNERFKLIPGVRVDEAEVPQKQILSTKTQSAYVDPYFGTTYTYTPLNHIRNDYFNAPQISPRIGFRYDLTADRKLVLRGGTGLFTGRIPFAWLGYSFYNNGDTYGAFDQKASNKAFIAGTDPMVYNPNGISSFIAQNGGNVTSKNAGPTQVDAVNNHLLMPKVWRTSAALDYTDERGFKYSIEGIYTKTLEDITFQQVNIQDNPRYYPYDVNHLQPIFPSTGVDPRFANAYEMSNTKLGYRYSISLTVSREFTGGFGFMAAYTYGRSEDVSNGIRNSMESNWQLNQALNPDNPGLALSNFDIRHRIIADIHYRKAWDRHWVSLLSVFVSAQSGAPFTYGFVNQSIQGTGQQVSLAYIPKESEAINFFQDQLDANGNVTATAASQAAAFNAFIDGNKYLRSRRGQFTERNAAHTPWNTQADFRFAQEYHFGKTQYITLTVDIINLTSLLDKNWGQLYFVPNTYNQTASVGLSPTLFPPQQNQNGYPVYTFMNPGKPYSVDYFNSRYQMQFGIRYSF, encoded by the coding sequence ATGAAGAAGGTATTTCCATTACTATGCTTATTTGTTTGCCTGTTCGGTCTGGGGTCTTCCCTGCGCGCCCAGGAGACGAGCGGGGGCCTGACGGGTCACGTACAGGATTCGAGCGGTCACCCGCTGCCGGGGGCCACGATCACGGCGATCCATCAGCCCTCGGGCACCCGGTATTCCACGACCAGTACGCGGAGCGGGATCTATAGCATCCCCAACCTTCGGATCGGGGGCCCGTACCATATAGAGATCAGTTATAGCGGCATGGAGACGCAAACGAAGGACGGGGTAACCATCACCCTGGGCGACGCACTGACCGAAGATTTCGTCCTGGCGCCCAGCGTCCGTGAGCTGGGGTCCGTCCTGGTGAAGGCCACGCGCAACAGCGCCCGGGCCAATGCTTTTGGGTCGGGGACCAATATAAGCCGCGACAATATCCGGCAAATGCCTACCCTCTCCAGGAGCATCACCGATATGACAAAACTGGTGCCCCAGGGGTCCAAGGACAACTCCTTTGCCGGGACAAACTTCCGGTACAACAACGTCACCGTGGACGGGGCGATCAACAACGACGCCATCGGGTTCAGCCCATCGCTGGGCGGTATCACCGGTACCTCGGGGATGCCGGGGAGCAGCACCCGTAGCAACCCCATTTCCATGGATGCCATCGAGGACATGCAGGTGTACCTCTCTCCCTTCGACGTCAAGCTGGGGGGATTTACGGGGGGCAGCATCAACGCCGTTACCCGTTCGGGGACCAACACCGTGACAGGGTCTATCTACGCCTTTGGCCGTAATGCCGCCACCACCGGAAAGGACCGGATCGGGGACCAGGGCAAAGAGCCCTCCGACTTCCACGACTACCAGGTAGGGTTCCGGATCGGCTTTCCACTGGTCACCTCGAAGCTGTTCTTCTTTACCAATGAAGAGCTGGCGCGCCGCCAGGACCCCATCCAGCAGAATGCGGGGAGCGCGGAGTCGAGTAGCATCCTTTCGCTCGCGGATGCCCAGAACCTGCGACAGTATACGGTTCAGCATTATGGGTGGGACCCCGGGACATACGGGACTTTTAACGTGTATGCCAATTCCGATAAGTACTTCAACCGCCTGGACTGGAACATCGACAGCCACAACCAGTTGGCCCTCCGCAACAATACCATCCTCTCCAAGGCGATCAACCTGGAACGGGACCAGCAGGACTTCCGTTTCGGGGACATCGCCTACCAACAGGTCAATAACCAAAGCTCCACCGTTCTGGAACTCAAAACGCAGTTCAACAGCCGTTGGTCCAACAGCCTGGTGGCGGGGTATACCACGGTGCACGACTACCGGAACCCCAGCGACTCCATCCATCCCCAGGTACAGATCCTGGGGAATACGCCGGGAACGACGATCTATTTCGGCACGGACCGGGAAGCGGCGATCTTCAACATGAAACAAAACAGCGTGGAAGTGACGGACAACGTGACGCTGAACCTGGGGGCGAACAAGCTCACGCTGGGGACCCACAACGAGCTGTACCATATCCTTTACAACTTCGTGAATTCCTGGAACGGCCGGGTGGACTACAATAGTATCTCCGACTACCTGAACAGCAATCCCTACCGGGTCAGAGGCTCTTATAACTATATCAACGACAGCCGGGCGTACATTCTATCGAATCCCAGCGCCCAGTTCAATATCGACCTCTACAGCGCATACATCCAGGATGAGATCCAGGTCAACGAGCGGTTCAAGCTTATTCCCGGGGTCCGGGTGGACGAAGCGGAAGTACCGCAGAAGCAAATCCTGAGCACGAAGACCCAGAGCGCGTATGTCGATCCCTACTTTGGCACTACCTATACCTATACACCCTTAAATCATATCAGGAACGATTATTTCAACGCTCCCCAGATCTCCCCCAGGATCGGGTTCCGGTATGACCTGACCGCCGACCGGAAGCTGGTCCTGAGGGGCGGTACGGGTTTATTCACCGGCCGTATCCCGTTTGCCTGGCTGGGGTATTCGTTTTATAACAACGGGGACACGTACGGGGCCTTCGACCAGAAGGCCAGTAACAAAGCCTTTATCGCCGGCACCGACCCGATGGTGTACAACCCCAATGGGATCTCCAGCTTTATCGCGCAGAACGGCGGCAATGTCACCAGCAAGAATGCCGGCCCGACCCAGGTGGACGCCGTGAACAACCACCTGTTGATGCCGAAGGTATGGCGGACGAGCGCGGCGCTGGACTATACCGACGAACGCGGGTTCAAATACAGCATCGAGGGGATCTATACCAAGACACTCGAAGACATCACCTTCCAGCAGGTAAACATACAGGATAACCCGAGGTACTACCCGTACGACGTCAATCATCTGCAGCCGATCTTCCCCAGCACGGGGGTAGACCCGCGTTTTGCCAATGCCTACGAAATGAGCAATACGAAACTGGGATACCGGTACAGCATTTCATTGACCGTATCGCGTGAGTTTACCGGCGGATTTGGATTCATGGCAGCGTATACCTACGGTCGCAGCGAGGATGTCTCGAACGGCATTCGCAATTCGATGGAGAGCAACTGGCAGCTCAACCAGGCACTGAACCCGGACAACCCCGGGCTGGCGTTGTCCAACTTCGACATCCGTCACCGGATCATTGCGGACATCCATTACCGCAAGGCATGGGACCGCCACTGGGTGAGTCTTCTGAGCGTGTTTGTCAGCGCGCAGTCCGGCGCCCCGTTCACGTATGGATTCGTGAACCAGAGCATCCAGGGGACGGGTCAGCAGGTCAGCCTGGCCTACATCCCCAAAGAAAGCGAAGCGATCAATTTCTTCCAGGACCAGCTCGACGCCAACGGCAACGTAACGGCGACCGCCGCCAGCCAGGCCGCGGCATTCAATGCCTTTATCGACGGCAATAAATACCTCCGCAGCCGCCGGGGCCAGTTCACGGAGCGGAACGCGGCGCATACGCCCTGGAATACCCAGGCGGACTTCCGGTTTGCACAGGAGTATCATTTCGGGAAGACCCAGTACATCACCTTGACAGTGGACATCATCAACCTGACGAGCCTGCTGGACAAGAACTGGGGCCAGTTGTACTTCGTGCCGAACACGTACAACCAAACGGCGAGCGTCGGGTTGTCACCGACCTTGTTCCCCCCACAGCAGAACCAGAACGGGTACCCCGTGTATACGTTCATGAATCCGGGTAAGCCGTATTCGGTGGATTATTTCAATTCCAGGTACCAGATGCAGTTCGGGATAAGGTATTCATTCTAA